The DNA segment CGCATCTTCCATACTATGTGTAACTAAAATAGTGGATAGATTTCTTTCCTCGTGAAGTGTATAAAACATATCCATAATTTCTTTCCGGCCGCGTGGGTCAAGTCCTGCGGTAGGTTCATCTAGCACAATAACATCTGGTTCCATGGCCAACACACCAGCGATCGCGACTCGACGCATTTGTCCACCAGATAGATCAAATGGAGATTTTTCTAATACCTCTTCCCCAAGTCCTACCTGTTTCAAGGCAAGGCGCGCCCGCTTTTTTGCCTCAGTTTCAGAAACACCAAAATTAAGCGGGCCAAAAATAATATCCTTTTCTACTGTTTCTTCAAAAAGCTGATGTTCCGGAAATTGAAAAACGATGCCTACCTTTTGCCGTACTTGTTTTAAATTCTTATTTTTTTGCTGTGCTCTAATTTCATGTTCCCCAATCTTAACCGTTCCATTAGTTGGTTGTAAAATGGCATTTAAGTGCTGTAGAACCGTTGACTTGCCAGAACCAGTATGACCGATTATTGCCAAGTATGTTCCCGATGGAATATCGATAGATACATCCTCAATCGCTAGATGTTCAAAAGGAGTGTTTGCTTGATAACGGTATTCTATATGTTTAAGCGAGATGTCCATAGCTCTGTCACCAACTCTTCTTCCGATAAATAATGCTTGGATAGGTCAATCCCTTTTTGACGAAAAGCTTTGCTCATTTTAACCGAGAAAGGAATATCCAATCCTAATTGAATCAACTGCTCGTCCATTGAAAAAATCTCTTCAGGTACGCCTTCACGAAAGACCTCACCTTTATTCATAACAATAATGCGATCTGCTTTTGCTGCCTCTTCTAGGTCATGGGTTATAGAAATAACAGTTAAAGACTTTTCTTCTTTTAATACTCTAACCGTCTCTAAAACCTCCTCACGACCTCTTGGATCAAGCATGGAGGTAGCCTCATCTAGAATAATAATAGAAGGTCTTAAGGCAAATATGCCAGCAATCGCTACACGCTGCTTCTGTCCACCTGAAAGATGGTGGGGCTCTTGATATAGAAATTTATCCATTTTCACTTTCTTCAATGAATCTTCCACACGTTGGACCATTTCATCTCTAGGTATGCCATGATTTTCTAGACCAAAAGCCACATCATCCTGTACAGTTGTACCAACAAATTGGTTATCGGGATTTTGAAATACCATCCCTAATTTTTTACGGACATCCCAAATCGTTTCTTCATTCAAACCTATGCCGCATACCGTGATCTCGCCCTCTTGTGGGAATTGTAACCCATTAAGGAGCTTTGCCATAGTAGACTTACCTGAGCCATTATGACCGACGATGGCCAGCCATTCACCTTCATAGATATCGAATGTAACATTATTAAGTGCGTAGCGTTCTTGTCCTTCATATTGAAAGGAAACTCCCTTAAGTGAAACAATTGATTCATTCATTGTAATTCCTCCTCTCGACTAACATACTAAACTAAGCTCTACTAAGACAATATTTTTACATATAAAAAAAGCCTGCACCTCGTCCCCGGGCAGCAATTACTACGGCTGCAAAAAAGGAATTTCGATAAAGAAATGGGAGGAGGTGCATGAGCTAGACGAGACGTGAAAAAGAAAACAAAAGTGAATATGAATCGTTTTCAATCCCAGGTGTATTAAACCCTTCATGCTCCTACACGTAGGAGTCACGCTCATCATAACACTCGCTTGGCTTGGGTTGAACAATATATTCTCTTACAGAAAAAGGGCAAAGAACAAGTTTGTTTGTAAACTGTCCAGCGCCCTTGTTGTCTGTTAAAAGGTATTAAACTAACTCGATAATAACCATTGGTGCACCGTCACCGCGGCGAGGTCCAAGTTTCATAATACGAGTATATCCACCTTGACGCTCTTGATAACGTGGAGCGATATCAGCGAAAAGTTTTTGAACAGCATCTTGACCATTTTCAGCATTAGCAACTTCATTACGAACGTAAGAAGCAGCTTGACGACGAGCATGTAAATCGCCGCGTTTACCTAAAGTGATCATCTTTTCAACAGTCACACGAAGTTCTTTCGCGCGAGTTTCTGTTGTTTCGATGCGCTCGTTGATAATTAAATCTGTAGTTAAATCACGTAGCATAGCTTTACGCTGTGCACTTGTGCGTCCTAACTTTCTGTATGCCATGAAGGGTTCCCTCCTTTGTTGAAGTCATTAAGCGGATCGTAAGCAGCGTTTGAACTAGTCGTCCTTACGCAAGCCTAATCCAAGCTCTTCTAGTTTCGCCTTCACTTCTTCGAGTGATTTGCGGCCTAAGTTACGAACCTTCATCATATCTTCTTCAGTCTTATTAGCTAATTCCTGAACAGTGTTGATTCCAGCACGCTTTAAGCAGTTATAAGAACGAACAGAAAGGTCTAGTTCTTCAATAGTCATTTCAAGAACTTTTTCTTTTTGATCTTCTTCTTTTTCAATCATGATTTCAGCATTTTGAGCTTCATCAGTTAACCCAACGAAAATGTTCAAATGCTCGGTCAAAATTTTCGAACCAAGAGCAATCGCTTCTTTTGGCCCAGTGCTTCCATCTGTCCAAACATCTAGCGTTAGCTTATCAAAATTTGTCATTTGACCTACGCGGGTATTTTCTACCTGATAGGACACACGAGAAACTGGTGTAAAGATTGAGTCAATTGGAATCACACCAATTGGCTGATCTTCTCTCTTGTTCAGTTCAGCCGGTGTATAACCACGACCGCGTCTTGCAGTTAAGCGCATGCGAAGATGACCATTTGAAGCTAATGTAGCAATATGAAGGTCTGGATTTAAGATTTCAACATCACTATCATGAGTGATATTGCTAGCTTTAACAGGTCCTTCACCCTGAACATCAATCTCAAGTGTTTTTTCTTCGTCAGAGTAGATTTTTAAAGCTAATTTCTTAATGTTTAAAATGATGGATGTTACATCCTCTACGACGCCTTCAATTGTTGAGAACTCATGAAGTACCCCATCGACCTGAATCGATGTAACAGCGGCACCTGGGAGTGAAGATAATAGGATACGACGTAAGGAGTTACCCAAAGTGGTACCATATCCACGCTCAAGTGGCTCTACGACGAACTTCCCGTACTTGGCATCATCGTTGATCTCAACCGTTTCGATTTTTGGTTTTTCTATTTCGATCATCAAATAACCCTCCTTCAAAACGTCGAAACCTCAACTAGTTTTATTTACTAATTGAAATTCCCCCATGTATACGTTCCCGTTTTGTGCACAACAACTGGAATAAATTCTCTGTATGAACTTCAAAAAATTAGTATCATATCCATTATAGACGCTTGATACAACTTCTATACAGAAAAATTAGACACGACGGCGTTTTGGTGGACGGCATCCATTATGAGGAACAGGTGTAACGTCTTTGATTGCAGTTACTTCAAGACCAGCAGCTTGAAGTGCACGGATAGCAGCTTCACGGCCTGCACCAGGTCCTTTAACTGTAACTTCTAAAGTTTTCATACCATGTTCGATAGATGTCTTTGCTGCAGTTTCAGCTGCCATTTGCGCTGCGAATGGAGTAGATTTACGAGAACCTTTAAATCCAAGAGCACCAGCACTTGACCATGAAATTGCATTACCATGAACATCAGTGATAGTTACGATCGTATTGTTAAAAGTTGAACGGATATGAGCGATCCCAGATTCAATATTCTTTTTAACACGACGTTTACGTGTATTAGTTTTACGTGCCATTTAAATAACCTCCTTTGCCGATTACTTCTTCTTGTTCGCAACAGTCTTACGAGGACCTTTGCGTGTACGAGCGTTGTTTTTCGTATTTTGTCCACGAACCGGTAAACCACGACGATGACGTAATCCGCGGTAGCAGCCGATTTCCATTAAACGCTTAATGTTAAGAGAAATTTCACGGCGAAGATCACCTTCAACTTTTAATTTGTCGATGATGTCACGGATTTTGTTTAATTCGTCTTCTGTTAAATCACGCACACGAGTATTTTCAGAAACACCTGCATCTGCTAATACTTTTTGTGCAGTATTTTTACCAATACCATAAATGTAAGTTAAAGAGATAACTACACGCTTTTCACGTGGAATATCTACACCAGCAATACGTGCCATATTTTAGCGCACCTCCTTCAGATTAACCTTGTTTTTGTTTATGTTTAGGGTTTTCACAGATAACCATAACTTTTCCGCGTCTACGGATAACTTTGCACTTTTCGCAGATCGGTTTAACAGATGGTCTTACTTTCATTATCCTAACCTCCTTAATGGTACGGAGTGCAAGCTGATTATTTAAAGCGGTAAGTAATTCTTCCGCGTGTTAAGTCATATGGAGAAAGCTCAACAGTCACCTTGTCACCCGGAAGGATTCGAATGAAGTGCATTCGAATTTTGCCAGAAACATGAGCTAGCACAGTATGACCATTTTCTAATTCTACCTTAAACATTGCATTTGGCAAAGTTTCAATTACTTTACCTTCAATTTCAATTACATCATCTTTGGCCATCGGTCTCGTCTCCCTTCTCTATTCAGAATAGCGTTCGCCAATACATAGTAGGGCGCATTGGGTCAATTCTTCATACGTAATCCTGCAACCTTACAATTTTAACATAATGAGTAGCATTCTGTCCTCTAGTAACTATTACAAATTACAAATATTTCGGATTAGAATGGGTCTAGTAATAAAATACTAAATTTTAGTTAATATTTCAAAACCTGTTTCAGTGATCGCGATCGTGTGCTCGAAATGTGCACAAAATTTTCCATCCACTGTAACAACCGTCCAATCGTCAGCCAATGTTTTTACATACCGGCTTCCGGCATTCACCATCGGTTCAATTGCAAGGACCATACCAGGCTTTAATACAGGACCTTTGTTTGGTGGACCAAAATGAGGAATATCTGGATCCTCATGTAAGTCTTGCCCTACTCCGTGCCCTACATACTCACGTACAATAGAAAGGCCATTTGCTTCCACATACTTTTGTATCGCATGGGAGATGTTCGAGAGTCGCTCGCCCGGTTTAGCTTCCTTCAAGCCTTGATAAAGTGATTCCTCTGTTACGTCGAGTAGACGTTGCGAATTTTCATCAATCTTACCTACAGCATAGGTCCAAGCTGAATCACCATGATAACCATTATATTTAGCACCGATATCGATACTAATGATATCGCCCTCATGAAGGACGCGGTCCCCAGGAATTCCATGAACAAGTTCATTGTTCACACTTGTACAAATACTGCCGCGAAAACCATTATACCCTTTAAACGAAGGAATAGCATCCTTGCTGCGGATAAACTCTTCAGCAATTCTGTCCAATTCACGCGTTGTCATACCTGGAGCGATATGTTTCTTTAACTCCTGATGAGTCAAAGCAACTATTCGACCAGCTTCCCGCATGATCTCAATTTCCTTAGGGGTTTTACAAATGATCATTCAGCTAAGCCCCCAAGTAATTCCTCGATATCAATAAGTACCTTACTAATATCTTGTTGACCATCAATTGTGCGTAAATAACCCTTATCCTCATAAAAAGCTAATAATGGTGCAGATTGCTCGATGTTAACGTCTAAGCGATTTTGAACTGTTTCTGCATTATCATCTGCTCTTTGGTACAGCTCCCCGCCGCAGCGGTCGCAGACACCCTCTTTTGCAGGAGGATTAAAGACTAAATGATAAGTAGAGCCACAGTCCTTGCAAATCCGTCTTCCAGTCAAACGATCCATTAAAATATTTTTATCAACGTCGATATTAATCACGTAGTCAATCTTTTTAGTTAGATCAGCTAATAGATTCTCTAACGCTTCTGCTTGTGGTACAGTCCTAGGAAAGCCGTCTAGTAAAAATCCCTTTTGACAGTCATCTTTACTTAAACGTTCACGTACAATGCCGATTGTTACTTCATCAGGAACAAGTTCGCCTTTGTCCATGAAAGATTTTGCTTGTAACCCTAGTTCGGTTCCTTCTTTCATCGCTGCACGGAACATATCTCCAGTAGAGATATGAGGGATGCCGTATTTTTCGACGATTCGTTCAGCTTGAGTACCTTTACCTGCACCAGGTAGCCCCATTAAAACTAAATTCACACGTGTTCCCCCTCGTGCTATAAATAGGTTTTAGGGAACATTAGTCCCCAAAACCATTACTTTATAAATCCTTTATAATGACGTTTAACCAGTTGAGCTTCAAGCTGTTTGTACGTGTCAAGCGCAACGCCGACAACGATCAAAAGACTAGTTCCTCCAATTTGCGCCGATTGCGGTAAGTTCGCTATTTTAATAAAAATAGTTGGAAGTACTGCAATGATGGTTAGGAAGATTGCACCAACAAAAGTTAATCGATATAAAACGCGAGTTAAGTATTCCTGCGTGCTCTTACCAGGACGGATTCCTGGGATGTAGCCGCTTTGCTTCTGTAAGTTTTCCGCTGCTTGTTCAGGGTTAACTTGGATAAAAGCATAGAAATAAGTGAA comes from the Neobacillus sp. PS2-9 genome and includes:
- a CDS encoding DNA-directed RNA polymerase subunit alpha, whose product is MIEIEKPKIETVEINDDAKYGKFVVEPLERGYGTTLGNSLRRILLSSLPGAAVTSIQVDGVLHEFSTIEGVVEDVTSIILNIKKLALKIYSDEEKTLEIDVQGEGPVKASNITHDSDVEILNPDLHIATLASNGHLRMRLTARRGRGYTPAELNKREDQPIGVIPIDSIFTPVSRVSYQVENTRVGQMTNFDKLTLDVWTDGSTGPKEAIALGSKILTEHLNIFVGLTDEAQNAEIMIEKEEDQKEKVLEMTIEELDLSVRSYNCLKRAGINTVQELANKTEEDMMKVRNLGRKSLEEVKAKLEELGLGLRKDD
- the rplQ gene encoding 50S ribosomal protein L17; protein product: MAYRKLGRTSAQRKAMLRDLTTDLIINERIETTETRAKELRVTVEKMITLGKRGDLHARRQAASYVRNEVANAENGQDAVQKLFADIAPRYQERQGGYTRIMKLGPRRGDGAPMVIIELV
- a CDS encoding energy-coupling factor ABC transporter ATP-binding protein, translated to MNESIVSLKGVSFQYEGQERYALNNVTFDIYEGEWLAIVGHNGSGKSTMAKLLNGLQFPQEGEITVCGIGLNEETIWDVRKKLGMVFQNPDNQFVGTTVQDDVAFGLENHGIPRDEMVQRVEDSLKKVKMDKFLYQEPHHLSGGQKQRVAIAGIFALRPSIIILDEATSMLDPRGREEVLETVRVLKEEKSLTVISITHDLEEAAKADRIIVMNKGEVFREGVPEEIFSMDEQLIQLGLDIPFSVKMSKAFRQKGIDLSKHYLSEEELVTELWTSRLNI
- a CDS encoding adenylate kinase; the encoded protein is MNLVLMGLPGAGKGTQAERIVEKYGIPHISTGDMFRAAMKEGTELGLQAKSFMDKGELVPDEVTIGIVRERLSKDDCQKGFLLDGFPRTVPQAEALENLLADLTKKIDYVINIDVDKNILMDRLTGRRICKDCGSTYHLVFNPPAKEGVCDRCGGELYQRADDNAETVQNRLDVNIEQSAPLLAFYEDKGYLRTIDGQQDISKVLIDIEELLGGLAE
- the rpsK gene encoding 30S ribosomal protein S11; this encodes MARKTNTRKRRVKKNIESGIAHIRSTFNNTIVTITDVHGNAISWSSAGALGFKGSRKSTPFAAQMAAETAAKTSIEHGMKTLEVTVKGPGAGREAAIRALQAAGLEVTAIKDVTPVPHNGCRPPKRRRV
- the rpsM gene encoding 30S ribosomal protein S13, with the protein product MARIAGVDIPREKRVVISLTYIYGIGKNTAQKVLADAGVSENTRVRDLTEDELNKIRDIIDKLKVEGDLRREISLNIKRLMEIGCYRGLRHRRGLPVRGQNTKNNARTRKGPRKTVANKKK
- the rpmJ gene encoding 50S ribosomal protein L36; the encoded protein is MKVRPSVKPICEKCKVIRRRGKVMVICENPKHKQKQG
- the infA gene encoding translation initiation factor IF-1 — protein: MAKDDVIEIEGKVIETLPNAMFKVELENGHTVLAHVSGKIRMHFIRILPGDKVTVELSPYDLTRGRITYRFK
- the map gene encoding type I methionyl aminopeptidase, which encodes MIICKTPKEIEIMREAGRIVALTHQELKKHIAPGMTTRELDRIAEEFIRSKDAIPSFKGYNGFRGSICTSVNNELVHGIPGDRVLHEGDIISIDIGAKYNGYHGDSAWTYAVGKIDENSQRLLDVTEESLYQGLKEAKPGERLSNISHAIQKYVEANGLSIVREYVGHGVGQDLHEDPDIPHFGPPNKGPVLKPGMVLAIEPMVNAGSRYVKTLADDWTVVTVDGKFCAHFEHTIAITETGFEILTKI
- a CDS encoding energy-coupling factor ABC transporter ATP-binding protein, which codes for MDISLKHIEYRYQANTPFEHLAIEDVSIDIPSGTYLAIIGHTGSGKSTVLQHLNAILQPTNGTVKIGEHEIRAQQKNKNLKQVRQKVGIVFQFPEHQLFEETVEKDIIFGPLNFGVSETEAKKRARLALKQVGLGEEVLEKSPFDLSGGQMRRVAIAGVLAMEPDVIVLDEPTAGLDPRGRKEIMDMFYTLHEERNLSTILVTHSMEDAARYADQIVIMQQGKVVNKGTPEEIFSAPAQLVQMGLDVPEVVRFQLKLEEKMGIKLDKMYLSIDELSEAVTEALKRGVRS